The genomic segment CTGAAGTCTCATGCTGTCAAGGCAGGGGTGCTTTTTGAGATAGCACAAGGAATATCCTTAGGAAACTATCTAAGGGTTGGCAGAGGCGAAGAGGCAACAGGTGGAAGATATAAAAAATCCCTTATATCAAATGCCCTCGAGGCAGTCATTGGGGCTATTTATGCAGACGGAGGCATCGAGCAGGCCCAAAAGGCAGTGTTTAGGCTATTCAGGGAAAAAGTAGATAGTCTTATCGAATCAGGAGATTTTTACGACTACAAGACAGAGCTTCAGGAGCTAACGCAGATGAAACTCAATTCCCTGCCTGAATACAGGATTGTTAAAGAAGAGGGCGAGGCGCATAAAAAGGTCTTCACAGTAGAGGTCTGGCTTAACAGGAAGTGCTATGGCAAAGGATTTGGCAAAAGCAAGAAAGAGGCAGAGGCAATTTCAGCTAAACAGGCACTTGAGACATTAAGATAAAAGCTCCTCAGGAATCCTCTATCTGCATAACCAATCTATATAGCTCTGGATATTCATCTTTTATAAATGTGACATCTTCCTTTAAAAGCCTCAACCCCTCTGGCACATGCTTAAGGAAATACCGCTTTCCCTTTGCCATGGATAGAAACCCGTATGCACCCAATG from the Nitrospirota bacterium genome contains:
- the rnc gene encoding ribonuclease III, giving the protein MSGDISELEKSIGYSFKNKAILIEALTHKSYHHENPEKAISHNERLEFLGDSVLGLAVVHYLYNLPSLCTESVMSKLKSHAVKAGVLFEIAQGISLGNYLRVGRGEEATGGRYKKSLISNALEAVIGAIYADGGIEQAQKAVFRLFREKVDSLIESGDFYDYKTELQELTQMKLNSLPEYRIVKEEGEAHKKVFTVEVWLNRKCYGKGFGKSKKEAEAISAKQALETLR